The genome window TTTTCACAATTCACCATATTATGTTGAAAAATTTTACAGTTGCAGCGTTTTTTTGCGAAACCTGATCCTCACAATTTCCGCTATGGTATTGATTACAAAGGTCATTGCAAACAGAACCAGTGCGGCCAGGAACAGGACTCTGTATAATGTGCCGTCTTTAACGGCTTCGGGCAGCTCAACAGCAATGGTTGCCGAGAGTGCCCTTAGTCCGTTGAAAATATTCATGTCGATTATGGGAGTGTTGCCGGCGGCCATGACTACAATCATGGTTTCACCAACCGCCCGCCCCATACCGATCATTATTGCCGAAAAAACTCCACTAAGCGCGGTCGGCAAAACAACATACAGGGCTGTTTGCCAGGGTGTGGCTCCACATCCCAGACTGGCGGCGCGGAGATGAGACGGGACGGAAGTCAAAGCATCATCTGCCAGTGTATATATAATTGGAATAACTGCGAATCCCATAGCAAAACCGATAATAAGCGTATTTCGCTGTGCATAAGCGCCTATGATGGAATTCCTGGCATCCAGCCCAAGTAATGTTGCAATTTTAGCAATCGCAAAAGAAAGTATAATGGCAATTATTGATATGCAAAACCACCTCGCAAGATCAAAAATTGCCGCATTAACAACGGAAATCCTTCCATAAAATTCGGCAATATAGCGTCCCGCCAATTTTGAAAGCAATACTGCCGCTACCAAAAAGGATACGGGGAGAGCCAAAAGAAACAGAAAGGGTTCAGCGCCGGATACATCAAAATTTAACCATGCTTTAAAATCACCATGAAACATAATTTTTTCAGCAACAGGCCCCAGTCCTGCCGAAACTGTAAAACCGACTGTTATTGCAATAATAAGCAGCGTAAATTTAAGGCCGCCCTGCCAGCGGGTGGCCATGTGTAAAGGGATGAGCTGCCACAAAAGAGCCGACAGCATCAAAAACGCGGGGATTATCAGGACGGAAAGTATAATTGCCAACAAATTTTTTTCCACTACCGGAGCAAGTACAAGCGCAGCAACAAATCCCAGGATTACGGAAGGTAGCGATGTCATCATTTCCATGCCAGGTTTTATTATATCTCTTGTACGTTTACCGAGAAACTCGGAAGTATATATAGCCCCCAGAATCGCTATGGGAATTGCAAAAAGAAGCGAATAAAAGGCAGCTTTAACCGAACCGAAAATAAGGGGTATGAGAGAAAATTTTTGTTCAAAATCGTCTGTTCCGGCGGATGACTGCCATGTATAAGTCGGTTCCGTGTAACCTTCGTACCATATTTTTCCAAAAAGTGTCGAAAAGGTTGTTTCCGGATGAGCAATTGTGAATTCTGTAAGCCTAACCCGGCCGTTTTTTGATATACTCAGTAGGCCGTCAAGTTTTGGAGCAAGCAGAATACCGGCGAGCTGTCCATTTTTGTAGCCGGGAAAGCGCCAAATGATTTTTTGACTTGTTGCGTGGAGTATTTCGGTTGCGCCGGATTTGCAGGCTGCTGCAAAGCTTTTTCCACGGCCTGATGCAGCCAGCATTACGACCGGTTCACCTTTTTCTTTTAAAGCCCGGGCCTTGATTATGGCTTTACCATCAGCAGTGCCCCTTTCCGGTCTGTTGATGATAAAATATATACCAAGCGACCCGTCGCTGCCTCCGGCCACAAGCGACTGGCCTCCAGGCAGAAAATTAAAAACCGTCAATTCCACCTTGTCCGGAAGCAGATGGAAAATTTCAGCCAGGAGCGGAGCATTGAAGTCTTTAGTATTGTATCGATATATTCTTCCGCCGGCAGCGCTGATCAATACCATGTCCGCCTGTTCTGTGAGAAGTACGGAATGGATAGCAAGCTTTTGTGGTAAAGGCGGCAGGATGGTTTTTCTTATTTTTGTGCGCCGCTCGCCGGTTAGAAGATTTATTTTTGATTTGACCTTGCTCAACAGAGCTGAACCGCCGGCATCGACAGTGACAAGGGCCTTGACCCGACGTTCCGCCTCTCCTGTAATATGATAATCCACGGCAATTACAGGTCTGTTTTCAGGGCTCACCTTTATGGACGATTCAAGCTCGATTTTGAAGCCGATTTTTCTGTACTGCCCCCCGGGAATCCTTGAATAAACAAAAGCTCCATCAGTACTGTCACGGTCATCCAGGGTTTCCAGGTTTTTCGGGATATTTTTTTCAGTAATAATATTAATATCAAAAAAAGTTCTGGCGAGACTGACACTTCCGTCTGAAAAACCGAATGCAAGATATTCCCCATCGGTTGTTT of Desulfosarcina sp. BuS5 contains these proteins:
- a CDS encoding ABC transporter permease subunit; translation: MNNNRVPAGVPDKRNKKTRKIVLIADRIADRVITTGGILVIAVVLCILIFLVVKVVPLFKSGTIDKTHSYTIEKQSDDLLFMGIDEYKTISVFMKKNGEISIFHAKSGFRLKSSEVTFDEKEITAFSKTTDGEYLAFGFSDGSVSLARTFFDINIITEKNIPKNLETLDDRDSTDGAFVYSRIPGGQYRKIGFKIELESSIKVSPENRPVIAVDYHITGEAERRVKALVTVDAGGSALLSKVKSKINLLTGERRTKIRKTILPPLPQKLAIHSVLLTEQADMVLISAAGGRIYRYNTKDFNAPLLAEIFHLLPDKVELTVFNFLPGGQSLVAGGSDGSLGIYFIINRPERGTADGKAIIKARALKEKGEPVVMLAASGRGKSFAAACKSGATEILHATSQKIIWRFPGYKNGQLAGILLAPKLDGLLSISKNGRVRLTEFTIAHPETTFSTLFGKIWYEGYTEPTYTWQSSAGTDDFEQKFSLIPLIFGSVKAAFYSLLFAIPIAILGAIYTSEFLGKRTRDIIKPGMEMMTSLPSVILGFVAALVLAPVVEKNLLAIILSVLIIPAFLMLSALLWQLIPLHMATRWQGGLKFTLLIIAITVGFTVSAGLGPVAEKIMFHGDFKAWLNFDVSGAEPFLFLLALPVSFLVAAVLLSKLAGRYIAEFYGRISVVNAAIFDLARWFCISIIAIILSFAIAKIATLLGLDARNSIIGAYAQRNTLIIGFAMGFAVIPIIYTLADDALTSVPSHLRAASLGCGATPWQTALYVVLPTALSGVFSAIMIGMGRAVGETMIVVMAAGNTPIIDMNIFNGLRALSATIAVELPEAVKDGTLYRVLFLAALVLFAMTFVINTIAEIVRIRFRKKTLQL